Part of the Impatiens glandulifera chromosome 8, dImpGla2.1, whole genome shotgun sequence genome is shown below.
GGGCATAAaaagaaagatatatatatacgtgCATGCAACTAACTTACATGGCCACCAATCGTATAAAAGGACTTTGACCAATTCCATCGGTTCATAATCGCCCAATGATTCGTCACCGATCTCCGATCTGCTGTTCATCTCATGATCATTAAACTGTccttttgatttctttccaCGTTAATCCATACTTGGATGAACTGATCATCAACtgtttaagaagaagaagaagaaatggagaTATCTGGACCAACAAATGTGCAGAGAGGAGCTTTGGAAATATCAGGTCCAAAGAATGTACAGAGAGGAGAAATGGAGTTGCTGGCTAaacagcaacaacaacaacagcagcatcatcatcagcatcatcaTTCAGATGCTGGATTCTCAAGCAAAGGAGGTGAATCTATGGACTTTGATAAAGAGCTTGCACTTAGCCTCAGCGATAGGCTCAAAGTTTTCAAAACATCAAATTTTGAACCTGAATCATATGTCATTGATAAATGCCGCGGCATGAGTGAAAAGGTCTTACccttaattttcaaattctGTTTCGAGCTTGATTGATTGTATAAACTGTAAAAGTGTCTGAAATTAAGCATGTAAGTATTGATTGGAATTCACAAATTATGGATAGGAAATCAGGTACTTGTACTCGTATCTTCTTGACTTAAAGAAAGCATCAGCGGAGGAAATGCGCAAAAGTGTTTATGCTAATTATGCAGCTTTTATACGGTGAGAACTGTTTTCTTTACAAATTCTCCATTGCTTTCTTTTTCATCTTTATGTCTGGGAAGTAGACATAGCACAATTGAACTCTTTTAGTGCCCATTTGGAGGAATTCATGTCTAACTCTGAGAATTGAGATTGGTTCTAGTAATGATTTAATGTGCAACTTTCATTAATCTTTAAACCTTTGTTGCAATAGAAATACCAAATTTAGTTTTCCTACTTGGGAACCAGTTATTGAATTTTTCAGCAGTTAATGGATTAAATAGTTCAAATATGGAATATCATTACTGCAGCAGCAATCTATTTGAacatacatttatataataagcACATCTTATAACTAGTTATATCTTAAATGTTTTGTGATAATCAAATTGAGAAATGCTTCAATCGTGAAGAGCCATGATGGCGACATTCTATGGAACCATTGATGAGGAATCAACGAACTAGAGAAAAATCTTGATGATATTTCCAAGAGTGTAGAGGTGTAAATTTTGGTCGACAAAGGGAATCAGGTCTGTGAAGAAAATTGAGCTCCAAGTTAACTTAAAAGCTTTCTTGACTTAGAGCTTTGATTGTTAATGTAGTTTCATATTTCATGTGAAGTTCTATGTTTGTTTAAGTCATGACAATCCTTTTCCAGACTTGTATTGTTATTACTTTTGTTAGGTGGTTATTTCACCATGGTTTAATAATTGAAAAGTGACCTGCTTTCGAATAAAAAGGAAATGATTCAATTAAATCTTTCTTGTTGGACTTTTTTCATCAAGTGTTGAATGTGCAAGTCTATCAATTGTTTGTATTTCAGCACAGCTAGGGAGATCTCTGATCTTGAAGGACAACTCCTTTCCTTGAGAAACTTTCTTTCAACACAAGCAGCTCTTGTTCACAGTTTAGCTGATGGAACCCGTCTTGAATCTCTATACACCGAGCACGAGCGTTCCATGGGTGACACATTGAACTTAGAAGACAGGGAACTCTCTGAGACTGAAAAGTGGTTAGAAAAATACATAGAGCATCTTGAAGTCTTACTTGCAGAGAGAAGAATAGACGAGGCTCTGAATGCATTTGAAGAAGGTGAACGCGCAGCGAAAGAAGCTGAAAGGAAGCAAACTTTGAGCAATTCTGCAATCTTGTCATTGAGAAGCACCATCAAGGGACAGAGACAGAGAGTGGCTGATCAGCTCGCTCATTCTGCTTGTCAAGCATCCACGGGAAGATTTGAGCTCCGTTCATCTGTTCAGGTTTGACATTATATGTAACTTGAATAAAACATAGCCTAATGTGTTATCATAATAATCTTGGGCTGTGTTTAGATGGGAGAAATGGAATCAGAATTTGCATTTATATGTAGAAAAATCATAGAATTGTGATTATTTAGAGATGTTTGATTATCTTCTTCACTTTTAATTACATAAGAATTCAAATTCTCAATCTAATTCTCTTATGTTAAATTATTAGACAAACTAGAATTGTCCCTCTAATTATAATGCCATTATCAATTCATCTCTAACCAAACAACAAGCATTGATGAAACTTAACTATTTTCAATATTCAGGCTCTGAAACAGCTCGGAGATGGTCCAAGGGCACACTCATTGCTTCTGAATTCTCACCAGCACAAGTTGCAATACAATATGCAAGGTCTTCGACCTTCAGGCTCAGTTTACGGAGCAGCATATACAGCTGCACTTTCACAATTAGTATTCTCAACAATCGCGCAGGCAGCAAGTGATTCATTGGCAGTCTTTGGTGATGAACCAGCCTACACATCTGAGCTAGTTACATGGGCAGTCAAGCAAACTGAATTATTCTCTCTTCTTGTGAAGAGACATGTGCTTGCCTCATCAGCAGCTGCAGGTAGCCTGAGAATAGTGGCAGAATGCGTACAAATATGTATGGGTCATTGTTCTATGTTGGAAGCACGTGGCTTATCACTTTCTCCAGTCTTATTGAAGCTTTTTAGGCCTTGTGTTGAACAAGCTCTTAGTGCTAATCTTAAAAGAATCGAGCACTGCACTGCTGCTCTTGCTGCCGCAGATGATTGGTCATTGTCTTATCCACCTGTTGCAACACGTCCTCTTGGTTCATCCTCTCTAGGAAGTGTCATCGCTTCTCAGCCTAAACTTTCAAGCAGTGCTCACAGATTCAATTCTCTGGTTCAGGTTATTACAGGTTTCTCTACTTTATTTGTAGCCTTTGTTGTGTCTGAGAGATTTAATCATCCTGTTACCTTAAACACTTGTTTGACTAATCACATAAATAACAATAGTATAAAACAACCAGACTTGACAAGATTCAGCCAAATAATGAACACTAAATAATCACATATTACAATATCTCTTTGTATTTGTACATATATCCTAATAGAGTCTTATATTCTATAGTTTTTCAAGAAACAATGGTCCAAATAACACTAAGTTACAATGTCTCTAGCTTTATTTATAGAGTACATCATAAGtcataatgattaaaatattcctGCCCAAACTCCCTaagaccttgtttgatctaggattatttgaataatcaagtGATTATTTGTGATGGTTAAAATTAGTAACTAACCAAGAAAGGGAAAAGAAGCAGACTAATAGAGGGGATGAGAGAATGAGAGAATGAGAAGAAGATGATGGGACTTAGATAGAATAAGAATTAAAGAGTTTGCCTCAATGATCAATTATCATGCCCCCTAACCTATCCTACCTAAAcattaagagtaatgatagagatCCGGAAAAAAATGGCAAAAAGTCTagggaaatgatgtgtcattttCTGAgtggtttgaaaatttaatagaagacagaattttcagattttcaatCCACTCAAGtaatgacacatcatttccatacactttcttgttattttttttcccgctctctatcattactcaAACATTAAATACTAAATACTAAGCAAATCTAGAAGGTCCCCAGCCTCCCTTCACAATAAGGGCCCAAAAGAAAAGGGATCGTCCCCAGTCTCCCTTCACAATAAGGGCCCAAAAGAAAAGGGATCGCTGACCTATTAAAACTGGCCAAATGCCTTTGGAATATGAAAAGgcagaataataaaaatatacttttaagtATTAAAAGTTCCTAaatttgacattgttttttcaaataaccttagtTGATGAagattattgaaaatttgataatttgggtaaaaagacATGATTATGATAAGAAAAAATGGGTATTTTTCCTTAATAATATGAATGATAAGATTGATGAGTAAATAGTTGGTTTGATTGAAtagtgaattatttgaaattattctaaaataacCCATATCACACCCggactaataaataataaaccatAATTATGTGTATATGATTCATTTCTAAGACAGATTCAATATAGTTAGTTTGTTGACTTGGGCATTATTCAGGAAATCTGTGAAGATATTGGTTCATTGGAAAGCTTGCAATATGCTGATAGTGCACTAGAAGGTGTTCTACAAGTGTTCAACTCATATATTAACATGTTGGTGAATGCATTGCCAGCTTCAGTTGATACAGAAAACTTGGAAGGGTCTGGGACAAAACTTGTAAGGATGGCAGAAACTGAATCACAACAGATCGCCCTTCTTGCCAATGCAATGTTATTAGCCGAAGAGCTTCTCCCACGTGCTGCTAGCAAGCTCTCGTCGGCTAATCAGGCAAATAGAATTGATCAATCAAGAATTGATGCAACACCAAGAAGAACCTCTGACAGGCAAAATCGAGCTCCTGAACAGAGAGAACTAAAGAAACGGCTCCAAAGATTAGTTGATCGTCTGCGTGATGGCTTCTGCAGGCAACATGCATTGGAAATTATCTTTAGTGAAGATGGAGGGGTTCGTCTTGGTTCAGAAATGTACACTAGTTTGGATGGAAGCACAGAGCCTGAATGGTTTCCTTCTTCAGTATATCAGGTATTTCTATGCATTGTTCATTTAGTCATATGCTAATTTATCtcattaatttgataaatgGTTGATTCAGCAAgttgttttatttgtttgatcaaTGTCTTAAGTAGAAAAAGTTCACTAATATGAGTCTTGATTCTCATTTAAGCATATTCTGATACATCAATAATTAAAAGGAGTCAATACAAGGAACTATTTTATTCCTTGGAGCCTAAGAGGAAACATAGAGGTTGTTTTTGAAGTAATATATTTTAggatattaaataatttgattgatgatgagaATATGAGATAAGAggttattcaaattaaattattcatttcattgtTTAAATAGTTAggccttttttttttaaaatgttccatttaataaaaatcgtttaagtaCAATAATAAAAGcatgacattaaaaaaaattatgtacaaactgattacattagaataattaattgactcgaAGATCTTCAAAAAGGGTAATAAGATCTCCACACGAATCCACTAGTTTTCCAGATCTAATTTTCGACATCGTCATGATAATGGCAATGTGAATAATCTCTAACGGTTTACTTTCGTTGTTAAAAGTTCTCCGATTTCTTTTCAACCATATAATCCACCAGAAAATTATAGAAATAGAGACCTATTTTCTAAGTCTCACATCTTTAGTCACCCAATTCATACCTCCCAATAGCCACTAACAGTTTCGGCATAACCCATTGTATTCCAGTGAAATTCCACAAAAGACTCCATATAATTGCAACaacgtgacaatgtaaaagtagatgAGAAGTTGCCTCAACCTCTTTATAgcacatacgacaacgactcacaataatcatacattttttcatacatctatCGTCGGTGAGAATTTCGCCGTAAATAACACTCCAACCAAAAAATGAGATCTTAGTAGGCATCCTAGACTCCCAtaaatttttcccaacaaagatCAATCGGGCTAACCTTATTCAACAAAGTGTAACAATGTCCCACATAAAAGTTATTCAGATCACGCCACCGCATTGAATCTCGAGAAACgggtttaaccttttatttcTAACCATTAACAAAAGTCTATCATTGGACATGTTTTCATCACTGTTCAAATAGTTAGGTCTATTACTAGAAAAAGttatatcaaatcaaattctTATCATATAATAAAATCCAACATTTTGGGAATAGTATTTTGTATGATC
Proteins encoded:
- the LOC124913159 gene encoding exocyst complex component EXO84A, which encodes MELLAKQQQQQQQHHHQHHHSDAGFSSKGGESMDFDKELALSLSDRLKVFKTSNFEPESYVIDKCRGMSEKEIRYLYSYLLDLKKASAEEMRKSVYANYAAFIRTAREISDLEGQLLSLRNFLSTQAALVHSLADGTRLESLYTEHERSMGDTLNLEDRELSETEKWLEKYIEHLEVLLAERRIDEALNAFEEGERAAKEAERKQTLSNSAILSLRSTIKGQRQRVADQLAHSACQASTGRFELRSSVQALKQLGDGPRAHSLLLNSHQHKLQYNMQGLRPSGSVYGAAYTAALSQLVFSTIAQAASDSLAVFGDEPAYTSELVTWAVKQTELFSLLVKRHVLASSAAAGSLRIVAECVQICMGHCSMLEARGLSLSPVLLKLFRPCVEQALSANLKRIEHCTAALAAADDWSLSYPPVATRPLGSSSLGSVIASQPKLSSSAHRFNSLVQEICEDIGSLESLQYADSALEGVLQVFNSYINMLVNALPASVDTENLEGSGTKLVRMAETESQQIALLANAMLLAEELLPRAASKLSSANQANRIDQSRIDATPRRTSDRQNRAPEQRELKKRLQRLVDRLRDGFCRQHALEIIFSEDGGVRLGSEMYTSLDGSTEPEWFPSSVYQDLYEKLTLIACIASEVFVGRERFATMLLMRLTETVILWLSDDQNFWEAIETGPRPLGPQGLQQFYLDMEFVILFASQGRYMSRNLQQVIKNIIARAIEAVAASGTDPYSVLPEEDWFAEVAQIAIKTLTGKANFGGDDDAPISPTAVVTENQFPQAE